One window from the genome of Asterias amurensis chromosome 12, ASM3211899v1 encodes:
- the LOC139945445 gene encoding uncharacterized protein isoform X1, which yields MMPVQTNKICITNLPASTTYQNIQKIFKEFGTIRRVFRVCEDGTKTCSGRAYIAYKKHEEANMAKEIMNNKEFKGSTISIAIASEEEYSLEVPSDSSWSTQESTLMVTNEDKQRQNPRFSKSLRPRGPQGFPGMRPHGFFNSRHPPPHKMDQGVFQQQQQRPGSLGPPLGPSHRCSFPPGGHPPGPFQPQPHRARLPPSDNFNPQMHHSGHRPRESNFQPRGPWPGPPDPRKPNRTSPGDRPPSYPPGQSGFPSDLHFRNLSSDLSSNRYSAPSAPEKLSFSNVIAGLLKQINPNRAPPSPGTHQQPQTFGDPVGRVLPPFDGSTQPPHRAHPVPRSHQPPPTFRDPVGRVPPPYGGSTQPPNGAPPSPGTHQQPPRFHGPSQRGPPPFGVPPQPSNIAPQTPSTHQQPPTFHGPTQRVQPPYGVQTQPPNRAPGTHQQSQILHDPNQRLQAPYGVPTQPPNRPPQTPSTYQQPPTFHGPTQGVQPPHSVPANLSAADLVSLLASGGIFLRSPSDINNIPGTNPSQPQLQNPSSTARPTYTQASVPVHTSPAGPLQSPQASPALPSQNPPGYEVIKQVVREYIIDEKGNKIVREYERPLDQPPLRVPTGAVWGGQSAAEKPEWRAVKETGSALDSVTTDSGLPTRTNYQDADSTTELKQSERAQSKTKENEEDGTRDRSRSISRTSSQSRSSSRSRSGSRSKARSRSKRKSGHRKRRRSRRSSSSDSSREGSRHKQATRKKLPVVWVVGDSYVLRAVERAQGSTLGLDDIVDLHWKVLSEKQMLKNFKSMMDTLLGVSSGPPSMIVVHLGAYDFAYDPKDNFVGILKNMTYFVHNKMNCRLVWSEMFLQLDSRGQLVFPRRIRYINERASEIIQRLGEGNHFISYPRIRPSTKHIERDCLELTPKGTDYFIRSLRKAIRLFMKEPEVLWYPRPKCPHSPTLTEGEPPANNPCPIQPIPPKRDRENAQMNVEI from the exons ATG ATGCCCGTTCAAACCAATAAGATCTGCATCACCAATCTGCCAGCTTCCACCACGTATCAAAACATCCAAAAGATCTTCAAGGAATTTGGCACAATCAGAAGAG TTTTCAGAGTCTGCGAAGATGGCACTAAAACCTGTAGCGGGCGGGCGTACATCGCTTACAAGAAGCACGAGGAAGCCAACATGGCCAAAGAAATCATGAACAACAAG gAATTTAAGGGCTCGACCATTTCCATTGCTATTGCATCTGAAGAGGAGTACAGTTTGGAGGTGCCCTCTGATAGCAGCTGGAGTACTCAAGAAAG TACTCTTATGGTAACAAATGAGGACAAGCAAAGACAAAACCCTCGGTTTTCCAAGTCGTTGAGACCCAGAGGACCGCAAGGGTTCCCAGGTATGAGACCACATGGCTTCTTCAATAGTCGACACCCACCCCCACACAAAATGGATCAGGGAGTcttccagcagcagcagcagcgccCTGGAAGCCTGGGGCCACCACTCGGCCCATCTCACAGGTGCTCTTTCCCTCCTGGAGGACACCCTCCTGGACCCTTTCAACCCCAACCCCATCGGGCCCGATTACCACCCAGTGACAACTTCAATCCTCAAATGCATCATTCTGGACATCGCCCAAGGGAATCCAACTTCCAGCCAAGAGGTCCCTGGCCAGGACCTCCAGATCCTCGAAAACCTAATCGAACATCACCAGGCGATAGACCGCCTTCCTATCCACCTGGTCAGAGTGGATTCCCATCTGATTTGCATTTTCGGAATCTATCCAGTGATCTTTCATCCAACAGATACAGTGCCCCATCAGCTCCTGAGAAGCTCTCTTTCAGTAATGTAATAGCTGGTCTACTCAAACAAATCAACCCAAACAGAGCACCTCCTAGTCCTGGGACTCACCAGCAACCTCAAACGTTTGGTGACCCTGTTGGGAGAGTCCTGCCACCCTTCGATGGTTCAACACAACCCCCTCACAGAGCACATCCTGTTCCCAGATCTCACCAGCCACCTCCAACGTTTCGTGACCCTGTTGGGAGAGTCCCACCACCTTACGGTGGTTCAACACAACCTCCTAACGGAGCACCTCCTAGTCCTGGGACTCACCAACAACCGCCAAGGTTTCATGGGCCTTCTCAGAGAGGCCCGCCACCCTTTGGTGTTCCACCACAACCCAGTAACATTGCACCTCAAACTCCTAGCACTCACCAGCAACCTCCAACATTTCATGGACCTACTCAGAGAGTTCAACCACCCTATGGTGTTCAGACACAACCCCCCAACAGAGCTCCTGGGACTCACCAGCAATCTCAAATCTTGCATGACCCTAATCAGAGACTCCAGGCACCCTATGGTGTTCCAACACAACCCCCTAACCGACCACCTCAAACTCCTAGCACTTACCAGCAACCTCCAACGTTTCATGGCCCCACTCAAGGAGTTCAGCCTCCCCATAGTGTTCCAGCAAACCTCTCTGCCGCTGATCTGGTGTCACTCTTAGCCTCAGGAGGAATATTTTTAAGAAGCCCCTCAGATATCAACAACATTCCGGGCACAAATCCATCTCAGCCACAGCTTCAGAATCCTTCATCAACAGCAAGACCTACTTATACACAAG CCTCTGTACCTGTACACACATCACCAGCCGGACCTCTACAAAGTCCACAAGCATCGCCCGCTTTGCCCAGCCAGAATCCCCCTGGGTACGAGGTGATAAAACAGGTCGTCCGAGAGTACATTATCGACGAGAAGGGTAACAAGATCGTGAGGGAGTACGAACGCCCGCTGGACCAGCCGCCTCTCAGGGTACCCACTGGAGCTGTCTGGGGTGGGCAGTCAGCCGCAGAGAAGCCCGAGTGGAGAGCCGTTAAAGAGACTGGGAGTGCTTTGGACAGTGTGACCACTGATAGCGGGTTACCAACCAGGACGAACTACCAGGATGCAGACAGCACGACGGAACTCAAACAGAGCGAAAGAGCTCAGTCAAAAACAA AAGAAAATGAGGAAGACGGGACAAGAGACAGATCCAGAAGTATTTCCAGAACCAGCTCTCAAAGTAGATCTTCAAGTAGATCTAGAAGTGGATCAAGGAGTAAAGCTAGAAGCAGATCCAAAAGGAAATCTGGTCACAGAAAAAGGCGTCGCTCTAGAAGATCATCAAGTTCAGACAGCTCAAGAGAGGGCAGCAGACACAAACAAg CTACCCGCAAGAAGCTTCCTGTCGTCTGGGTCGTCGGCGATTCATACGTCTTGCGAGCGGTGGAAAGAGCCCAGGGATCGACTCTCGGACTAGATGACATCGTCGATCTCCACTGGAAGGTGCTATCGGAGAAGCAAATGCTCAAGAACTTCAAGTCGATGATGGACACCCTTCTGGGCGTGAGCAGCGGGCCACCGTCCATGATCGTCGTCCATCTAGGGGCGTACGACTTCGCCTACGACCCAAAGGATAACTTTGTCGGGATTCTAAAAAACATGACATATTTCGTGCATAACAAGATGAACTGCAGGCTGGTGTGGTCGGAGATGTTCCTGCAACTTGACAGTAGAGGGCAGCTGGTGTTTCCTCGGAGAATCCGCTACATCAATGAGAGGGCCTCGGAGATCATACAGCGGCTCGGGGAGGGAAATCACTTCATTTCGTACCCTCGGATTCGTCCGTCGACGAAGCACATCGAGAGAGACTGTTTAGAGCTGACGCCGAAAGGGACGGACTATTTCATCCGGTCATTACGAAAGGCTATACGTTTATTCATGAAGGAGCCAGAGGTCTTGTGGTATCCGAGGCCTAAGTGTCCCCACTCCCCTACCCTCACTGAGGGGGAGCCTCCTGCCAACAACCCTTGCCCCATCCAACCCATCCCCCCAAAAAGAGACAGAGAAAATGCACAAATGAATGTTGAGATTTAG
- the LOC139945445 gene encoding uncharacterized protein isoform X2, whose protein sequence is MPVQTNKICITNLPASTTYQNIQKIFKEFGTIRRVFRVCEDGTKTCSGRAYIAYKKHEEANMAKEIMNNKEFKGSTISIAIASEEEYSLEVPSDSSWSTQESTLMVTNEDKQRQNPRFSKSLRPRGPQGFPGMRPHGFFNSRHPPPHKMDQGVFQQQQQRPGSLGPPLGPSHRCSFPPGGHPPGPFQPQPHRARLPPSDNFNPQMHHSGHRPRESNFQPRGPWPGPPDPRKPNRTSPGDRPPSYPPGQSGFPSDLHFRNLSSDLSSNRYSAPSAPEKLSFSNVIAGLLKQINPNRAPPSPGTHQQPQTFGDPVGRVLPPFDGSTQPPHRAHPVPRSHQPPPTFRDPVGRVPPPYGGSTQPPNGAPPSPGTHQQPPRFHGPSQRGPPPFGVPPQPSNIAPQTPSTHQQPPTFHGPTQRVQPPYGVQTQPPNRAPGTHQQSQILHDPNQRLQAPYGVPTQPPNRPPQTPSTYQQPPTFHGPTQGVQPPHSVPANLSAADLVSLLASGGIFLRSPSDINNIPGTNPSQPQLQNPSSTARPTYTQASVPVHTSPAGPLQSPQASPALPSQNPPGYEVIKQVVREYIIDEKGNKIVREYERPLDQPPLRVPTGAVWGGQSAAEKPEWRAVKETGSALDSVTTDSGLPTRTNYQDADSTTELKQSERAQSKTKENEEDGTRDRSRSISRTSSQSRSSSRSRSGSRSKARSRSKRKSGHRKRRRSRRSSSSDSSREGSRHKQATRKKLPVVWVVGDSYVLRAVERAQGSTLGLDDIVDLHWKVLSEKQMLKNFKSMMDTLLGVSSGPPSMIVVHLGAYDFAYDPKDNFVGILKNMTYFVHNKMNCRLVWSEMFLQLDSRGQLVFPRRIRYINERASEIIQRLGEGNHFISYPRIRPSTKHIERDCLELTPKGTDYFIRSLRKAIRLFMKEPEVLWYPRPKCPHSPTLTEGEPPANNPCPIQPIPPKRDRENAQMNVEI, encoded by the exons ATGCCCGTTCAAACCAATAAGATCTGCATCACCAATCTGCCAGCTTCCACCACGTATCAAAACATCCAAAAGATCTTCAAGGAATTTGGCACAATCAGAAGAG TTTTCAGAGTCTGCGAAGATGGCACTAAAACCTGTAGCGGGCGGGCGTACATCGCTTACAAGAAGCACGAGGAAGCCAACATGGCCAAAGAAATCATGAACAACAAG gAATTTAAGGGCTCGACCATTTCCATTGCTATTGCATCTGAAGAGGAGTACAGTTTGGAGGTGCCCTCTGATAGCAGCTGGAGTACTCAAGAAAG TACTCTTATGGTAACAAATGAGGACAAGCAAAGACAAAACCCTCGGTTTTCCAAGTCGTTGAGACCCAGAGGACCGCAAGGGTTCCCAGGTATGAGACCACATGGCTTCTTCAATAGTCGACACCCACCCCCACACAAAATGGATCAGGGAGTcttccagcagcagcagcagcgccCTGGAAGCCTGGGGCCACCACTCGGCCCATCTCACAGGTGCTCTTTCCCTCCTGGAGGACACCCTCCTGGACCCTTTCAACCCCAACCCCATCGGGCCCGATTACCACCCAGTGACAACTTCAATCCTCAAATGCATCATTCTGGACATCGCCCAAGGGAATCCAACTTCCAGCCAAGAGGTCCCTGGCCAGGACCTCCAGATCCTCGAAAACCTAATCGAACATCACCAGGCGATAGACCGCCTTCCTATCCACCTGGTCAGAGTGGATTCCCATCTGATTTGCATTTTCGGAATCTATCCAGTGATCTTTCATCCAACAGATACAGTGCCCCATCAGCTCCTGAGAAGCTCTCTTTCAGTAATGTAATAGCTGGTCTACTCAAACAAATCAACCCAAACAGAGCACCTCCTAGTCCTGGGACTCACCAGCAACCTCAAACGTTTGGTGACCCTGTTGGGAGAGTCCTGCCACCCTTCGATGGTTCAACACAACCCCCTCACAGAGCACATCCTGTTCCCAGATCTCACCAGCCACCTCCAACGTTTCGTGACCCTGTTGGGAGAGTCCCACCACCTTACGGTGGTTCAACACAACCTCCTAACGGAGCACCTCCTAGTCCTGGGACTCACCAACAACCGCCAAGGTTTCATGGGCCTTCTCAGAGAGGCCCGCCACCCTTTGGTGTTCCACCACAACCCAGTAACATTGCACCTCAAACTCCTAGCACTCACCAGCAACCTCCAACATTTCATGGACCTACTCAGAGAGTTCAACCACCCTATGGTGTTCAGACACAACCCCCCAACAGAGCTCCTGGGACTCACCAGCAATCTCAAATCTTGCATGACCCTAATCAGAGACTCCAGGCACCCTATGGTGTTCCAACACAACCCCCTAACCGACCACCTCAAACTCCTAGCACTTACCAGCAACCTCCAACGTTTCATGGCCCCACTCAAGGAGTTCAGCCTCCCCATAGTGTTCCAGCAAACCTCTCTGCCGCTGATCTGGTGTCACTCTTAGCCTCAGGAGGAATATTTTTAAGAAGCCCCTCAGATATCAACAACATTCCGGGCACAAATCCATCTCAGCCACAGCTTCAGAATCCTTCATCAACAGCAAGACCTACTTATACACAAG CCTCTGTACCTGTACACACATCACCAGCCGGACCTCTACAAAGTCCACAAGCATCGCCCGCTTTGCCCAGCCAGAATCCCCCTGGGTACGAGGTGATAAAACAGGTCGTCCGAGAGTACATTATCGACGAGAAGGGTAACAAGATCGTGAGGGAGTACGAACGCCCGCTGGACCAGCCGCCTCTCAGGGTACCCACTGGAGCTGTCTGGGGTGGGCAGTCAGCCGCAGAGAAGCCCGAGTGGAGAGCCGTTAAAGAGACTGGGAGTGCTTTGGACAGTGTGACCACTGATAGCGGGTTACCAACCAGGACGAACTACCAGGATGCAGACAGCACGACGGAACTCAAACAGAGCGAAAGAGCTCAGTCAAAAACAA AAGAAAATGAGGAAGACGGGACAAGAGACAGATCCAGAAGTATTTCCAGAACCAGCTCTCAAAGTAGATCTTCAAGTAGATCTAGAAGTGGATCAAGGAGTAAAGCTAGAAGCAGATCCAAAAGGAAATCTGGTCACAGAAAAAGGCGTCGCTCTAGAAGATCATCAAGTTCAGACAGCTCAAGAGAGGGCAGCAGACACAAACAAg CTACCCGCAAGAAGCTTCCTGTCGTCTGGGTCGTCGGCGATTCATACGTCTTGCGAGCGGTGGAAAGAGCCCAGGGATCGACTCTCGGACTAGATGACATCGTCGATCTCCACTGGAAGGTGCTATCGGAGAAGCAAATGCTCAAGAACTTCAAGTCGATGATGGACACCCTTCTGGGCGTGAGCAGCGGGCCACCGTCCATGATCGTCGTCCATCTAGGGGCGTACGACTTCGCCTACGACCCAAAGGATAACTTTGTCGGGATTCTAAAAAACATGACATATTTCGTGCATAACAAGATGAACTGCAGGCTGGTGTGGTCGGAGATGTTCCTGCAACTTGACAGTAGAGGGCAGCTGGTGTTTCCTCGGAGAATCCGCTACATCAATGAGAGGGCCTCGGAGATCATACAGCGGCTCGGGGAGGGAAATCACTTCATTTCGTACCCTCGGATTCGTCCGTCGACGAAGCACATCGAGAGAGACTGTTTAGAGCTGACGCCGAAAGGGACGGACTATTTCATCCGGTCATTACGAAAGGCTATACGTTTATTCATGAAGGAGCCAGAGGTCTTGTGGTATCCGAGGCCTAAGTGTCCCCACTCCCCTACCCTCACTGAGGGGGAGCCTCCTGCCAACAACCCTTGCCCCATCCAACCCATCCCCCCAAAAAGAGACAGAGAAAATGCACAAATGAATGTTGAGATTTAG